The genome window tttttctaaaactttgaaatctcttatactttaacttcaaatattatatttactCATTTCTAGCTTAATTTATTTagctaaaatataatatatatggAGTACACTATTGTTTATGGGTAATAATAAATTCAAGTTAAAAAtgtgttatataaaaatatgaagttaaaaatgagcatatatgaaaacttgaaattaaaaaaataagggtaaaatgatcatttattatatttttttaataaactggGTATGTTTGATATTTTAACTACTTTGTAAGGGCATATATGATATTTTTAGATTTGGTTGGTATATCTGAAACTTTTCAAGtttgtaagggtatatatgaaattaatccATTTAAATAAACCAACGCAATGTATTAAATAATTCATTTTTCAATAACACAATTGTTGTACACTTAAATAGACAATGCAGAACATTAACTCTACTTTAAAACAAGATTACTATAATCAAATAAAGTAATAAACAGAGTCAAACCTTGATTGCATTGTGAACACCAGTGATGTCTTCAAACTCAACAAACGCATAGCAGACATCTAGATCCTGAGTTGAGATAAATTACTCATCGTTAGTCTTTTAAGGCTAAAAAAACAAGTTACCGATAAAGATGTCAAAAGAACTAACCTTTCGGGTTCTGATTGCAACACCATCTTGTCTGATCTTACCAAATTTCTTAAACTCTTCCTCGATATCAGACGCAGTTGCAGTGGATGGCACGTTTTTCACATAAACAGACTTCACCTCAGCTAAAGAAGTCAATATACACAACTAATAAGAAAATCGACTTTAAAACACATTAAACACCCCATTAAAGAGAagataaaagttataaaaaacgTACCTTCATCATCGACAACAGATGGGTCCTCAACCGCCTCCGTTAATGCTGCAGCGGACTGTTGCGCAGGTGACTCAGACACATGGTTTAACTCTGAAACGGATGTACTCTTCTTGAACGACTGTTCTCTAGGTGCCGATGGTGCCGAATGCCCTTTGGCTACTTGCAGCTTCCAGAAACAAAAACAGTGGAAAGTCAGTTTATGAACAACCACACATggaaaaacgtaaaacgtattaATTATAGCTTGCGAAAATGAAATGCATACGATGGAAGCATAAGTATGCTTTTGGGGCTCTTCAACAACTTCCTCGACAGGAGTCATATGATTTTGAAGTGCGTTAACTGAGTTTTGAACTGAACCATTTGTCTGCACAGCGTAACTGTCTTCAAGAATACTTTCAGCCACAGGAGCTTGCAACTGTTGCTCTTGAAAACCGTAATTGTTCGCGGTACCGTTTTCCACAACCACAGCAGGCTGCACAAAATCCCTTGCATGGATATCACTGCCCGACATGTAGCTTGACGCTGAATAAATTATATTAATTCGTAAGTTATATAAAATAGTTTCCCTAAAAGAAGATGCACAGTTAATGGTGTATGGTAACGCAACACAATAAGCCACAATACCTTGTTCCCGAAGTGCAGTTGAAGCATTCATTTTGGATACCAAATCGTTCTGCGTCATAAACGCAACAGGATGATGATAATTTGGCTGGTCATCGATAAAGTGAAAGATATCATTCAAAACAAAGTATCCTTTCTCCTGAGGCGCGAGGAAAAACGTCTGCACGAAATTCCTCTTCACGCTAAAATCTTTAACGTGCACAGAACCTGAAACCAACACAAGAacacctctatcccacgactcgaGCGCGTGCACCGTCTTGATTTCTATTCCCGTATAGTTAAGCGACATAACAAGCGCGTGTATTTGCTGCAATATACGCAACCGTGAAACGCGTGAGCACAAACACAATGTATCACAAATAATCATATCACAAACCGACAACCGCATAACACTAAACGCGTAATTATTATTTACTAAATgcaacacacacacataaaataACTCATGAAAAGAGTCTCAAACCTAATAatcaataaacaaacaaataataaTCAAGTTATACTGTAACCTAATAATGAATAATCAAACAAATTACCAGCATTGAAGTGGCAGTTTCTCTGTTATGACCATCAACACGAAGCAAGGTGCTCCTGTCACTGTAAAACTGGTGAACATAATCCGGTTGCGTTTGAAGCACCTGATAATAATGTCCAACAAAGTATGTTCCCACCTGTACACACCAAAACCCTAATTAACCCTAATTAACTTCACTCTGTgtatacatacaacatacatataCACACCGATACACTaacagtatatatatatatatatatatatacagatatACGTACCTGAGCGGCGGTTACGGGTAAATGAGACGGTGTCGTCATCGGAACTGGAACCCTAGTAAAACCCTAGATCTGCAATGCTGCTGAAGATCTGAAAACAAAATTTTCGAAAACTCCGATTAGGAATAGACAATCAgcaataatgaaatgataaataGAAATGATTGTGTGAGATTATTGAGAGATTTAGACCTGTTGAACCTCTGTTGAGagggggaagaagaagaagaagggttttgtgtgtgtgtgtgtcgttGCGGCTTGATTTAGCCGACACAAATATTTAGGCGTTGCCGCGTCATGTTATCGTATATCGTGTAAACCCACCTTATTCCAGGGCTGTGTCTAAGGTCGACTTCTCGACCGTACCTGTGATGCCCCGAAACCGGATGAAATTCGTAAACCCTCACCCTCCGTCAGGTGCGAATCCGGGATTAAAACCTAGATTCGTTCCTTCACTCAGATGTCCATCTAAATGGTCAGGAATCAAACATGCGTCTCTCTAGTGAGAGGGCAGACATCTTTGCCACTGGACCAAATTCTTAGGAGTGTTGTAATTTTCTTAATTTCTGAATTTCTTGTTTTTCTGGCTTCTTTCTTAAATTGTTTAAACTATCAATATCAATTAATGGTTAAAAAATTGTTGCGAACCAAGCTGATCTTTATAGGAAAAAAAATGATGTGGGTAAATGTGTTGAGTTGAGTCGAGCTCATCTAATCTCAAGTTTGGCTTGTCTAACTTAACATAGATTGAGTTTGAGTTCAATTCGTGAAAGCTTTTTCAAGCAAGAGTCAATTGGTTTACCTTTTGCTACCTTGACCCTTGTAACGTGCTTGATCCTTGTTGTGATGTCCGCTTGAATAGAATATCTTCATATGTTTAGGGATAGGGACGATTCAATCACTTTGAAGGTCTATAGTGATTTGAAATTTAAGAACTCTTAATAAAGTGAATGGTTCAATCGTAAATTTCATTACTTCTTTTAATATTCTTCTATAAATATGCAAGCAATATGTTTCATTACTTTTGTAGTTCTATTTAAAGGGAAACAAAATATATTCAAATAAATCAATGTAAGACATTTGGTTCTTTCTTTTGTTGTGTATTAAGCAAATCATAGTTTGGGCATAAGCAATTATTATGTGAGCAGAATATTCACATATTAGTATTACAACATCTAAGCATCTAATGGAAAAGACATGGCACACCTCAACTAATGACGTAAACATCGGAGTGAAACGAacgagattgctcgagacttcataatactaattgtgacaagtatttaataaacAAGTTTCATTTCATTGATAATAGTTGTCTAATGCAATACATGGAAAATTCAAAGTACAACATTTGATAAACGAAATACAACAAATTTAAAGGATCAAAATACAATGACATCATTAATAGTCTAAGTGTGTATTAAGCATATCCTACTAGATTCTATATGCATCAACATCAACAACATGCAACATGTTtaaaagcatagttcaatacgaaatattggcgagtatacaagtttgatacatagcatacaTATAAAAATGAATGAAACAAATCCACATGACAcacctagttatcaagattaacgtcaAACTGGCATGCGAATAACAAATCAACCATCTAATTACCGCaagtataaataaatgaataacttaacatgacctcacgTTCACGAGTGGTGTGTTACTCCTATAGCGTTATACATGTTAAAgggaggctcgtacgaagttaatgacaaggttatcacataagaatcacccagaaaCACGAATCAGGTATAACGTATTAGtatgcatgtattggattgtttgtgtgATTACATAAAAGTATAAGTGATTGTGTAAGTTGAATAAgtaaacatattgcacccaaaagtgtaaaatgaaaaagggtgttcgagtatactcacggtttgtgAAGAAATTTTCACTTAGTGAGTTTGACGAGACTTGAGTTGTTGGAACACCGAAATTACcaattttggttcttgaactttttgCCCAAAGTTGAAAATCTTGGAGATTTGAGAGGGTTTGGAAGTAATTTGGATGTGGTGCAAGTGTTTAGAAAGTGTCAGGGTTGGTATTTATAAGAGGGTTAAGTGGTTGGGGTTTAAATGAAGGTGGTTGGGGTTTAAATGAAGGTGGTTGGGAGTTAGGAGTGGTATTAAATGAGTTGGTTGGAGGTTAGACTATGGgatatggggcttgggttggggcgtgggttgggggaaaacgcccaagacatcaccccgggtgggcttgggttgggtcgtggcccaaggggcgggggtttgaagccgggcgtggggcgggtctagcaaggtgacatggcgggctATCAATGGCCAATTAAACTAGTCGTTGGGCTAGCTGTTGGGGGCATGTTTAAAATAAAAATCCTTTATAAATACCTTAccatatttaacatttttctcacacaatatcaaacacataaaataCAATCTTGCCATAAGTTCTTCAAGTTCAAGTgtatcgtcatcatcatctgacgatggtgcggaaatatttctacaaacgatcgcggCGGTTGTGAAAGCTATcatggaagacgaagacgatgaggaagagacttTGCAACCTAAACGGAGGAAaaggtacatcgctcgtgaacgaCACACCGCTAAcaatttgttggtaagcgattacttctcagcggaacctaagtatgatgaaaaaatgtttaggcgtcgtttgcgtatgagtagaaacttaattttaaggatatctagagatattgaggagaagtatgtttatttccaacaaaaaccggatgtaaccgggcaattaggatttagtacgtggcaaaaggtcacggccgcacttaggcagttagcTTACGacaatagttcggacattatggatgactaaatgtctgcacgtgtagctagagaaagtcttcacaacttttgttcgtgtattctagaactttataggaaaagatatttgagaaaaccCTCATTtagtgacatgcaacaaatattggaacatcacgcagattatcatgggctacccgggatgctaggttgtttagattgtatgaaatggccttgggaactttgtcctaccGCATGGCAAGGCACTCACATGAGTGGATTTCACGGGatgccagccatcatgcttgaagcggttgcatcccaagatctttggatatggcatgcgttcttcggtatgccaacttcacataatgatattaccatcataaaccactcgccccttttcaatgatcgggtaaatggtataggacccaaaggaactttatttgtaaacggggttgagtacgtgtatgggtactacgtagttgatgggatttacccagagtggggggttttcgtaaaatcgttcacaagacacggtaccacagatccaaagagattaaagtttaacagggttcagatggctgcacgtaaagacgtcgagcgagcattcAGTGCTTTGAATaaaaggtggcgaatattggcaatgccttgttgactatgggacaaggatcagattggaaacgtgatgtacgcatgtatcattcttcacaacatgattttagaggatgaaggtagagcggtcgttacctactatgatgactatgacccccaaccaggtaacgtaacagacgaagataaagcggcaaatgaatttttgatcaagtcaagggatatacatcacaaccttcgatctgatttggtggatcatgtttcaacgattcctgggttcgaaaccgacgaagaatgatagttttttattttgataattattttgtatgttatgtagtttttaatggttatatatatatatatatatatatattaaaaaaaacctatgtggcttggccacgccagccaagccacgcccaccataccccataTAAAATGGGTTTGTGAATTGAGTTTTCAAATtacacgtgtcaacccatgcccgaaacccccgccccaccataccccacgttCTTAGAAAGTGAGTTTGGGTATTAAATGAGTTGGTTGGAGGTTATGACATTAAAGAAAATGTTGTTTGggaaatgaaaattttcatttttagtccttacacttgtattgttggttattttatattataaaggtgTATGCAGGTATGTTATAAGTATGATACATGTATGAATGTGATTCTGAGAAAATATAATCTCGATGTATGTCTCGGTTTTAAATTAAAACATGTATTTCGCGACTGATTACATAATATGCATGTATGATTAAGCAAAGCTGATTAAAAATACaatttccattatgatcaaagtctcgagATTACAAGGATTGAAATGAAGTAagaatacaagtttctaaaaacaaaaatgtgaatacaactttctaaatatggaaagtacagaaaacacggagcgttacagtctcccctacttaagaaattttgtcccgaaatttatccAAGAAGAAGACTTTGGGAAAAGGAATTTTGGTTAAAACAGTTGGCTAAAATCGCAATTTTGAAGTTTAAAGTCTACGTGAAGTTCATGTATAAGTGTGTTAAAAATGCATGAAAAATTTGAGGGATGAAAAGGGGTAGTTTTGTAAAAGTAGTCCGTTTGACTAAGGTGATTTAAGGCACCCATCGTAAGTAAAACGTGCATTTGTGTGTAAGAAAGTGAGTTTGACCAAGTTGAATAACTCGATGGGAAAAGTATTTTAAAAGGATGTTACCTAAGAAGAAAAGTTTTCGTATAAAATAGAATAAATTTTGATAAAAAGTGTGGCCCGCACCGTATGTTGTAAGAAAAGTTTTATCGATTTTAAGGCGTATTAGTAGAATCACGTGTTTGTAGAAAAATTGCTTATTTATGGAAAAACTGGAATGGTATGATTTATGTTTCAAAAAGGCTTTGGTGGTAATGGGTCGACTACGTAAAGTTTGGGCGTAATAAAGTATGGAGGGTAGCCTTAAAAGTAGAGAAATGTTTCAAGGGATGGTACGTTAGGCCGATTTATTGTAAATAAGGTTTGGATAAAATAAGGCCGATTTATCACAAACAAGCATCATCAAGGACTCATCATCGATGCATGTTTAAAAATAACTTTGATTCAACTgtcaaaatgtcacaccccgaatttccacgtgtcaccggtgggcccggtgggggattaacgtgacgtagttgatatcatcatagtcaaacaacacaaattataatgcacagcggaagcaaaaggaatagatttatttcaaccatcaaatgtaatatttaagtatcacaagtagtcgaaatagatccacaggcggatcggaataaaaggagaaaattgttcaacagataaatgcatcccaaagcttgcgagactctatgatgctaaggagagactagcctatttcgtatagcacctgcacttaatctttttggggaaaatacgtcagtttacactggtaaatacaatttaactgactcattttgaaaaggttttaaaaattgatttaaatgctcaaggcacaaaacatttttataacttgggaataattaatcaaagttaaacttgtaaaagatttacatgtttgttgtgcgttcagtcgcccgagtcgtgtcgggtttaagattaattgacacaccacttagtataagttcgcggcgggaagccaacgtttataccttaataatggacataataccgggtgtacgcctacacccgggtgtcaaggtcgtggccaaaaatgatgccaaggatatccgggacatgatcaataagctcccaaaggcgtaaaagcaaacaaaaccaagttttcaaacgggtcacattgataatacccaactactaatgagttggggtcaattgcccgaccaagcggtattttatataccgtacccccaagcccgtatagggaaaataagttaaaagtatttacctgagcaagtataaaccacaaaagcaaaaaaaactgcaagtgtcttttactgggctcctattctggaacgaaggtttataataacctattagaatcctaacgggtcttttaacatagcctaagcttagaccggttagtttcaaagaataaatatggtttaatcgcgaggaaggcGAACAACCGAATAGGAATGTgacttagaccctacaagcttggatacttgtattacatgggtaaactaaacacattctggatttagagactaagatgttacggtttgacccgcttcggctaACGTGCGTagactagtcacataagccgatccgaacgcgaaagtgcgtaacgggtaaccatataagtcatatgcaagtttcctgagattatatgcaccaaatgtGTTGTAATATTAGTAAGGCATGTcccattatgccccgaatgattttaaattcaatttacgcattataagggcattttggtcattttaaagggtatgaAAGAGTTAAACTAAGATTCTGAGTCTT of Helianthus annuus cultivar XRQ/B chromosome 1, HanXRQr2.0-SUNRISE, whole genome shotgun sequence contains these proteins:
- the LOC110878005 gene encoding nuclear transport factor 2 isoform X1 — encoded protein: MTTPSHLPVTAAQVGTYFVGHYYQVLQTQPDYVHQFYSDRSTLLRVDGHNRETATSMLQIHALVMSLNYTGIEIKTVHALESWDRGVLVLVSGSVHVKDFSVKRNFVQTFFLAPQEKGYFVLNDIFHFIDDQPNYHHPVAFMTQNDLVSKMNASTALREQASSYMSGSDIHARDFVQPAVVVENGTANNYGFQEQQLQAPVAESILEDSYAVQTNGSVQNSVNALQNHMTPVEEVVEEPQKHTYASILQVAKGHSAPSAPREQSFKKSTSVSELNHVSESPAQQSAAALTEAVEDPSVVDDEAEVKSVYVKNVPSTATASDIEEEFKKFGKIRQDGVAIRTRKDLDVCYAFVEFEDITGVHNAIKASTVEIGGQQVTIEGRRANRINIYRGGRGGRGRGRGGYQNEGNGRGARFGNRNYNNRGNGHGHDGNDYNRPRGNGYYRRQGQENRPHSNSHHVSKNGHISSD
- the LOC110878005 gene encoding nuclear transport factor 2 isoform X2, which produces MTTPSHLPVTAAQVGTYFVGHYYQVLQTQPDYVHQFYSDRSTLLRVDGHNRETATSMLQIHALVMSLNYTGIEIKTVHALESWDRGVLVLVSGSVHVKDFSVKRNFVQTFFLAPQEKGYFVLNDIFHFIDDQPNYHHPVAFMTQNDLVSKMNASTALREQASSYMSGSDIHARDFVQPAVVVENGTANNYGFQEQQLQAPVAESILEDSYAVQTNGSVQNSVNALQNHMTPVEEVVEEPQKHTYASILQVAKGHSAPSAPREQSFKKSTSVSELNHVSESPAQQSAAALTEAVEDPSVVDDEAEVKSVYVKNVPSTATASDIEEEFKKFGKIRQDGVAIRTRKDLDVCYAFVEFEDITGVHNAIKASTVEIGGQQVTIEGRRANRINIYRGGGRGRGRGGYQNEGNGRGARFGNRNYNNRGNGHGHDGNDYNRPRGNGYYRRQGQENRPHSNSHHVSKNGHISSD